A window of Rhododendron vialii isolate Sample 1 chromosome 11a, ASM3025357v1 contains these coding sequences:
- the LOC131307975 gene encoding K(+) efflux antiporter 3, chloroplastic-like yields MPCRLGVLLLEFNKLLIIFVVPSMALTPFLNDFGRTAADFIGEKFDLEEKPADTVNFDASKPVVILGFGQMGQVLANFLVAPLASGVDDVAGWPYVAFDIDFSVVKASRKLGFPVLYGDASRPTVLQSAGISSPRAIMVMYTGKKKTMEAVQRLRLAFPAVSFPTTACTKTHKHLHTHNRGGPHTSLLCACV; encoded by the exons ATGCCTTGTAGGCTCGGAGTGCTACTACTGGAGTTTAACAAACTGCTCATAATTTTTGTTGTGCCGTCAATGGCATTGACACCCTTTCTTAATGACTTTGGAAGAACGGCTGCTGATTTTATTGGTGAAAAGTTTGATTTGGAGGAG AAACCTGCTGACACGGTAAACTTTGATGCTAGCAAACCAGTTGTTATTCTGGGGTTTGGGCAAATGGGTCAG GTCCTCGCCAATTTCCTGGTGGCACCGCTGGCTTCTGGTGTAGATGACGTTGCCGGGTGGCCTTATGTGGCTTTTGACATTGATTTCTCTGTAGTGAAG GCATCTAGGAAACTTGGGTTTCCAGTCCTCTATGGTGATGCATCACGTCCCACAGTTCTGCAGTCAGCTGGTATTTCTTCCCCCAGAGCTATCATGGTCATGTACAcagggaagaagaagacaatGGAGGCTGTTCAAAGGCTGCGGCTTGCATTCCCCGCGGTATCCTTCCCTACCACCGCAtgcacaaaaacacacaaacacttgcacactcacaataggggtgggccccacacatccctattgtgtgcgtgtgtgtaa
- the LOC131307182 gene encoding mRNA cap guanine-N7 methyltransferase 1-like: MKRGHEESSSSASLGPPQSKFRHNPDGDSQFLEDESTKIFARKVADHYSARTNQTLEEREASPIIHLKKLNNWIKSVLIQLYAHRGDTVLDLACGKGGDLIKWDKANIGYYVGIDIAEGSIEDCRTRYNGDAKHHQRRKKFTFPARLMCGDCFEVCLDNVLEEDSPFDIFSCQLAIIKKLREAEGLVFGNSVYWIRFDEEFSDKKFKSSSPFGIKYKFHLEDAVDCPEWIVPFHIFKSLAEEYNLELVLVKNLHELVDEYLKRPEFVELMRRLGALGDGNKDPSTLSPDEWEVAYLYLSFVLRKRGQPEQTCVNGRRDKGKMLISKEDIMFIDQSS; the protein is encoded by the exons ATGAAGAGAGGACACGAGGAGTCTTCATCGTCGGCCTCTCTCGGACCGCCTCAATCCAAATTCAGACACAATCCAGATG GCGATTCACAGTTTTTGGAGGATGAGAGTACAAAGATATTTGCCAGGAAAGTGGCTGACCATTATAGTGCACGGACGAATCAAACTCTAGAAGAGCGAGAAGCTAGTCCTATTATTCATTTGAAGAAACTTAACAACTGG ATTAAAAGTGTCCTAATTCAACTGTATGCACACCGCGGAGACACTGTTCTTGATCTTGCTTGTGGCAA GGGTGGAGATCTAATCAAATGGGACAAAGCAAATATTGGATATTACGTTGGCATTGATATAGCTGAAGGCTCG ATAGAAGATTGCCGTACACGCTACAATGGTGATGCAAAACATCATCAACGTCGTAAAAAGTTCACATTCCCTGCGCGTCTTATGTGTGGAGATTGTTTTGAG GTCTGTCTGGACAATGTTTTGGAAGAAGATTCCCCCTTTGATATATTTAGTTGCCAG TTGGCCATCATCAAAAAACTAAGAGAAG CTGAAGGACTGGTTTTTGGTAATAGTGTCTACTGGATACGTTTTGATGAAGAATTTTCTGACAAG AAATTTAAGTCTTCAAGTCCCTTTGGTATAAAGTACAAGTTCCACCTTGAG GATGCTGTTGATTGTCCGGAGTGGATTGTTCCATTTCACATCTTCAAATCATTGGCAGAAGAG TACAATTTGGAGCTAGTTTTAGTGAAAAACTTGCATGAACTTGTGGATGAATACTTGAAGAGACCAGAATTTGTTGAGCTCATGCGGAGACTTGGGGCCTTGGGAGATGGAAACAAAGACCCGA GTACATTATCACCGGATGAGTGGGAAGTAGCTTATCTGTATCTATCATTTGTATTGAGGAAG CGAGGCCAACCTGAGCAGACGTGTGTAAATGGTAGACGAGACAAAGGCAAGATGCTTATATCAAAAGAAGACATAATGTTTATTGACCAATCATCGTGA